One stretch of Niallia sp. XMNu-256 DNA includes these proteins:
- a CDS encoding putative quinol monooxygenase: MLILKDVGVIKIIRVVCKAKLKSDVKVEEYLKIAREVVLETRKEKGCIMYTLHEDINDPSILTTIEEWTDEDSLNQHNKSEHIIKMVPELRKKRESTEINIYKEIKFM, translated from the coding sequence ATGTTAATACTAAAAGATGTAGGTGTGATTAAAATTATTAGAGTTGTATGTAAAGCCAAATTAAAATCAGATGTAAAGGTTGAAGAATATTTAAAAATAGCTAGGGAAGTTGTTTTGGAAACAAGGAAAGAAAAGGGTTGTATCATGTACACACTTCATGAAGATATTAATGATCCGTCTATCCTTACTACAATTGAGGAATGGACGGATGAGGACTCATTAAATCAACATAATAAAAGTGAGCATATTATAAAAATGGTTCCAGAACTTAGAAAAAAGCGAGAAAGTACCGAAATTAATATTTACAAAGAAATTAAGTTCATGTAA
- a CDS encoding DoxX family protein, with amino-acid sequence MMDLGILLIRIMIGIVFIFYGTQKLFGWFGGFGIKGTGGWFESIGIKPGNLVAAVSGIAELVAGILFILGILLPLGAVLITMIMLGAIVKVHGSKGFSNTAGGYEYNLVLIVVSIGLALIGPGVYSL; translated from the coding sequence ATGATGGATTTAGGAATATTACTTATTAGAATTATGATTGGAATTGTCTTTATCTTTTATGGAACACAAAAATTATTTGGCTGGTTCGGAGGCTTTGGAATTAAAGGAACAGGTGGCTGGTTTGAGTCCATTGGGATTAAACCAGGGAATCTAGTTGCAGCTGTTAGTGGCATCGCTGAGTTAGTTGCTGGAATTCTATTCATTCTTGGGATTTTATTACCTCTAGGAGCAGTTCTCATTACAATGATCATGCTTGGTGCCATCGTAAAAGTTCACGGTTCAAAAGGGTTCTCAAATACAGCAGGCGGATATGAATACAATTTAGTCCTTATCGTTGTTTCCATAGGGTTAGCCTTAATAGGCCCTGGAGTTTACTCGCTTTAA
- a CDS encoding Gfo/Idh/MocA family oxidoreductase produces the protein MRVVKVGIIGMGNIGKSHSIPLDKGLVKGAILTAVCGREHQLNWIKENLSEQVQFYQNEEAFLQESNIDAVIIATPHFSHPELAIKSFHNGLHVLLEKPAGVFTKNVIEMNDVAKSSGKVFSIMFNQRTNPLFQKLRQLIQSGKLGEIKRTNWVITDWYRPQSYYDSGKWRATWKGEGGGVLLNQAPHQLDLWQWITGLMPKRVHAFCHTGKYHKIEVEDDVTAYVEYENGATGVFITSTGEAPGTNRFEIAGDLGKIVVENETLIFYQLTQSEREFNSTFTGGFGAPEWIKREIQIEGESTGHVGVMQNWIDAITQGTPLLAPGEEGLKGVELANAMYLSTWLNQTVELPIDAGLYLEKLQEKINLSTT, from the coding sequence ATGAGGGTCGTTAAAGTAGGCATTATCGGTATGGGGAATATAGGAAAATCACATAGTATTCCATTAGACAAAGGTCTTGTAAAAGGAGCTATATTAACAGCCGTATGCGGTCGAGAACATCAATTAAATTGGATAAAAGAAAATCTGTCCGAGCAAGTGCAATTTTATCAAAATGAGGAAGCTTTTTTACAAGAATCAAATATTGATGCAGTGATTATTGCAACACCACACTTCAGTCATCCAGAATTAGCTATTAAATCGTTTCATAATGGGTTGCACGTTTTACTAGAAAAACCGGCTGGCGTCTTTACGAAGAATGTAATAGAAATGAATGATGTCGCTAAATCTAGTGGAAAAGTGTTTTCAATAATGTTTAACCAACGTACAAACCCTTTATTTCAAAAACTACGTCAGCTAATTCAATCAGGTAAACTTGGCGAGATTAAACGAACAAACTGGGTAATTACAGATTGGTATCGCCCGCAAAGTTATTACGATTCGGGGAAGTGGAGAGCGACTTGGAAAGGGGAGGGTGGCGGTGTTTTATTAAATCAAGCGCCTCATCAATTAGATTTATGGCAATGGATAACAGGATTGATGCCAAAGCGTGTACATGCCTTTTGTCATACTGGGAAATACCACAAGATTGAAGTAGAAGATGATGTCACCGCCTATGTTGAATATGAAAATGGAGCGACAGGGGTATTTATAACATCAACAGGAGAAGCGCCTGGGACCAATCGTTTTGAAATTGCAGGTGATCTAGGGAAAATAGTGGTTGAGAATGAAACGCTGATCTTTTATCAGCTAACGCAATCAGAACGGGAGTTTAATTCAACCTTTACAGGTGGATTTGGAGCACCTGAATGGATCAAAAGGGAGATTCAGATAGAAGGTGAATCCACAGGACATGTTGGAGTCATGCAAAACTGGATTGATGCTATTACACAAGGAACACCGTTATTGGCTCCAGGGGAAGAAGGATTGAAAGGAGTAGAATTGGCTAATGCCATGTACTTATCTACATGGTTGAATCAAACAGTTGAACTGCCGATTGATGCAGGTCTTTATTTAGAGAAATTACAGGAAAAAATTAATCTGTCAACAACCTAA
- a CDS encoding ring-cleaving dioxygenase, whose product MNELKGIHHVTAITSSAEKNYEFFTYVLGMRLVKKTVNQDDIQTYHLFFADDKGSAGTDMTFFDFPGVPKGVHGTNEISKTSFRVPSDAALEYWVQRFDRLEVKHMGIKEQFGKKTLSFVDFDDQQYQLISDEFNKGVESGTPWQKGPIPLEHAITGLGPVFVRISMFDYFKEVLEKVLLFKETAQEGSFHLFEVGEGGNGASVIVEHNTILPQARQGYGTVHHAAFRVEDRSVLEEWIKRLDQFGFPTSGYVDRHFFESLYARVTPHILFEFATDGPGFMGDEPYETLGEKLSLPPFLEPKREKIEKLVRPIDTVRSNKVFIKE is encoded by the coding sequence ATGAACGAATTAAAAGGAATTCATCACGTAACAGCAATTACTAGCAGTGCAGAAAAGAACTATGAGTTTTTCACTTATGTTTTGGGGATGCGTTTAGTTAAAAAGACAGTCAATCAAGATGATATTCAAACGTATCATTTATTCTTTGCAGATGATAAAGGAAGCGCAGGGACAGACATGACCTTCTTTGATTTTCCAGGCGTTCCAAAAGGGGTACACGGTACAAATGAAATTTCAAAGACCTCTTTCCGTGTACCAAGTGATGCAGCATTAGAATATTGGGTGCAACGTTTTGATCGTTTAGAAGTCAAGCACATGGGAATTAAAGAGCAATTTGGCAAGAAAACTCTCTCTTTCGTCGATTTTGATGATCAACAATATCAATTGATTTCAGATGAATTTAATAAAGGCGTGGAATCTGGTACACCTTGGCAAAAGGGACCAATCCCACTAGAACACGCGATTACGGGTTTAGGTCCTGTCTTTGTTCGTATTTCAATGTTTGATTATTTTAAAGAAGTGCTGGAAAAAGTTCTCTTATTTAAAGAGACAGCCCAAGAAGGATCTTTCCATCTATTTGAAGTAGGGGAAGGCGGTAATGGTGCCTCAGTAATTGTCGAACATAATACCATTCTTCCTCAAGCACGACAAGGATATGGAACAGTTCACCATGCCGCATTCCGAGTAGAAGACCGTTCCGTATTAGAAGAATGGATTAAACGCTTGGATCAATTTGGATTCCCTACATCTGGTTACGTTGATCGTCACTTTTTTGAATCTTTATATGCGAGAGTGACACCACATATTTTATTTGAGTTTGCGACAGATGGTCCTGGCTTTATGGGAGATGAACCTTACGAAACACTAGGAGAAAAATTATCATTACCCCCATTCTTAGAGCCTAAACGTGAGAAAATTGAAAAATTAGTTCGTCCAATTGATACTGTGAGAAGCAACAAAGTATTTATCAAAGAATAA
- a CDS encoding antibiotic biosynthesis monooxygenase, whose translation MLVILRKMVIKAGSEEQILARFQKEGLLEKQEGFIDLSVIEEKTRKGEKEIVVIVRWESEEHWKQWEKSDAHIAGHKANLGKPKPDYIVSQEVKRYDLKVVKK comes from the coding sequence ATGTTAGTAATCTTACGTAAAATGGTGATCAAAGCGGGAAGTGAAGAGCAGATTCTGGCAAGATTCCAAAAGGAAGGTTTACTAGAGAAACAAGAGGGCTTTATTGATCTTTCAGTGATAGAAGAAAAAACTCGTAAAGGTGAAAAGGAAATCGTTGTCATCGTTCGTTGGGAATCAGAAGAACACTGGAAACAATGGGAAAAAAGCGATGCCCATATCGCAGGCCACAAAGCAAATCTTGGAAAACCGAAACCAGATTACATTGTTAGTCAGGAAGTAAAAAGATATGATCTGAAAGTCGTTAAAAAATAA
- a CDS encoding GMC family oxidoreductase — protein sequence MVIRYANNWIPTKSLSEMSETEYDVLIVGSGPGGGAVLQRLCQLWKTRGAKKIAILERGDKLFHSHAQNIPTQNVNTSRDQLVPFNSTPLGKRLPQFSGATMVYALGGRSLFWNAATPRPIAEEFSNWPINRRELDVYYRMAERLLHVTTDWAKGSSLQERMLRRLHGAGILEAQDMPLALDLTPSRQGEVHSNAWYSSINALAAALFDRPYDLAVDAYVYRVRTQGDRVSGVDVYDANKKSHRIRAKNVILSASTLETPRILLNSNIKGEAIGRYLTGHVSMIGIGTVSRRQFSDRLGNVSILKFETGEDPYQIQILGPDQYWSYQQFEDKELKDQLMIVYASFGRVEPRRENRVYIEQNRKDDYGVPMQQVQYSLSEKDRQTAQQVEQGIRESARAMGVTLDESSLVLRPPGADMHESCTCRMGDDPATSATNRNGQIHGVQGLFVADNSVLPTLTAAGPVLSNTALAIRLADHIFRQSQ from the coding sequence ATGGTGATAAGATATGCGAACAATTGGATTCCAACTAAATCGCTTAGTGAGATGTCAGAAACTGAATATGATGTTCTTATCGTAGGGTCAGGTCCAGGAGGGGGCGCTGTTCTACAAAGACTTTGTCAGCTATGGAAGACCAGAGGGGCGAAAAAGATTGCAATTTTGGAAAGAGGAGATAAATTATTTCATTCCCATGCTCAGAATATCCCTACACAAAATGTAAATACATCACGTGACCAACTCGTGCCGTTCAATTCCACTCCTTTAGGAAAGCGTCTTCCGCAATTTTCAGGGGCAACAATGGTATATGCGCTAGGAGGAAGATCATTGTTTTGGAATGCGGCAACACCGAGACCGATTGCTGAAGAATTTAGTAATTGGCCGATAAATCGCCGAGAATTAGATGTTTATTATCGGATGGCAGAAAGGTTACTGCATGTAACAACGGATTGGGCAAAAGGTTCATCGTTACAAGAGCGGATGTTAAGACGGCTCCATGGTGCAGGAATTTTAGAAGCGCAAGATATGCCACTTGCCCTTGATTTAACCCCATCAAGGCAGGGGGAGGTCCATTCCAATGCTTGGTATAGTTCCATCAATGCCTTGGCTGCAGCGCTGTTTGATCGCCCCTATGATCTAGCTGTAGATGCCTATGTTTATCGAGTTAGAACACAGGGAGATAGAGTATCTGGTGTGGATGTTTATGATGCGAATAAGAAATCACATCGGATTCGGGCCAAAAATGTGATTTTATCTGCAAGCACTTTAGAAACTCCGCGTATCTTACTTAATTCCAACATTAAAGGAGAAGCAATTGGCCGTTATTTAACAGGCCATGTATCGATGATCGGAATCGGAACGGTAAGTCGTAGACAGTTTTCTGATCGACTTGGGAATGTATCCATATTGAAATTTGAAACGGGAGAGGATCCTTATCAAATTCAGATTCTTGGTCCTGACCAATATTGGTCTTACCAGCAATTCGAAGATAAAGAGTTGAAAGACCAGTTGATGATTGTTTATGCATCCTTTGGAAGAGTAGAACCTCGACGGGAAAATCGGGTATATATTGAACAAAATCGAAAAGACGATTATGGTGTACCAATGCAGCAAGTGCAATATTCATTAAGTGAAAAAGACAGACAAACAGCCCAACAAGTGGAACAAGGAATTAGAGAATCAGCGAGAGCGATGGGGGTGACTCTTGATGAGTCATCACTCGTACTTCGACCTCCAGGTGCTGATATGCATGAATCTTGTACATGTAGAATGGGAGATGATCCTGCAACCTCAGCAACAAACCGTAATGGTCAAATTCATGGAGTCCAGGGCCTATTTGTTGCCGACAACAGTGTTTTACCTACTTTAACAGCAGCTGGTCCCGTTCTATCAAACACTGCACTAGCGATTCGCTTAGCTGATCATATTTTCCGTCAATCACAATGA
- a CDS encoding MarR family transcriptional regulator gives MKKNTLGSLIWLRIARFTHQSNLLSNDFLKQFEITTAQFDVLNQVSTYQPITQSHLATKVTVSEGGISRMLTRLEQDGYIQRKQEWKTKWKTLTSKGENKMNEVFEHQLFFQTSIVNESLTEEEQRTLYKLMTKLQKHTESKMEN, from the coding sequence ATGAAAAAAAATACACTTGGTTCACTAATATGGTTGCGTATTGCTCGATTTACACATCAAAGTAATTTATTATCAAATGATTTCTTAAAACAGTTTGAGATCACAACGGCACAGTTTGATGTATTAAACCAGGTTTCGACTTATCAGCCGATCACACAAAGTCATCTTGCCACAAAAGTAACCGTGTCAGAGGGTGGAATCTCCCGAATGCTCACTCGATTGGAACAAGATGGTTATATACAACGTAAGCAGGAATGGAAAACCAAATGGAAAACCCTTACTTCAAAAGGGGAAAATAAGATGAATGAGGTTTTTGAACATCAACTTTTTTTCCAAACGTCTATTGTCAATGAGTCACTGACAGAAGAAGAACAGCGAACATTATATAAGCTCATGACTAAGTTACAAAAACATACTGAAAGTAAAATGGAAAATTAA
- a CDS encoding ring-cleaving dioxygenase, whose protein sequence is MYRIPGHHHISMITKNASENNHFYRNVLGLRRVKVTVNQDDPSMYHLFYGDKTGSPGTELSFFEIPVVGHTHRGTNAITKIGLLVPSVESLSYWKSRFEEHDVEHSELTTYANHPALHFEDSEGLRLVLLVSNGAKVEHWETWEKSDVPAEHQIQGMGSVEITVRRLDKLASTLIDMFGYTEISRSEDEAIFQSIKGEVFGEIVVKYLDGPRERPGRGSIHHLAIRVKNDEELEFWDKQVRTRGFHSSGIVDRFYFKSLYFRESNGILFEIATDGPGFTVDGDIETLGEKLDLPPFLESRRAEIEEKLKPIEEF, encoded by the coding sequence ATGTATAGAATTCCAGGACATCATCACATATCGATGATTACTAAAAACGCCAGTGAAAATAATCATTTTTACCGAAATGTCCTTGGTTTACGCCGTGTGAAAGTCACGGTGAACCAAGATGATCCATCAATGTATCACCTGTTTTATGGAGATAAAACAGGTAGCCCAGGGACTGAACTTTCCTTTTTTGAAATTCCAGTAGTTGGACATACACACCGCGGAACGAATGCTATCACAAAAATTGGTTTGCTCGTCCCTTCAGTAGAAAGTCTGTCTTATTGGAAATCCCGATTTGAGGAACATGACGTAGAGCATAGTGAACTAACAACCTATGCTAATCATCCAGCTCTCCATTTTGAGGACTCCGAAGGATTACGTCTGGTACTTCTAGTCTCAAACGGTGCAAAAGTTGAACACTGGGAAACTTGGGAAAAATCCGATGTCCCTGCTGAGCATCAAATCCAAGGCATGGGCTCTGTGGAAATAACAGTTAGAAGACTTGATAAACTAGCAAGCACACTGATAGACATGTTTGGCTATACAGAAATAAGCCGTAGTGAGGATGAAGCAATCTTTCAATCCATCAAAGGTGAGGTATTTGGAGAAATCGTTGTGAAATATTTAGACGGCCCGCGGGAAAGACCTGGTCGAGGCAGTATTCATCACTTAGCGATTCGTGTAAAAAACGATGAAGAGCTTGAATTTTGGGATAAGCAAGTACGAACACGTGGGTTTCACTCATCTGGTATCGTGGATCGTTTCTACTTTAAGAGCCTTTATTTTCGTGAATCAAACGGCATATTGTTTGAAATAGCAACAGATGGACCAGGTTTCACGGTCGATGGAGATATTGAAACACTTGGTGAAAAATTAGATTTACCCCCATTTTTGGAAAGCCGTAGAGCAGAAATTGAAGAAAAACTAAAACCTATTGAGGAGTTCTAA
- a CDS encoding Gfo/Idh/MocA family oxidoreductase, whose translation MKFEKVRWGIIGCGDVTEVKSGPAFQKIENSELVAVMRRTGELAKDYAERHGVAKWYDDGDALIKDPDVDAIYIATPPGSHKEYTIKAAQAGKPVYVEKPMARNFAECQEMVNACKEAGVPLYVAYYRRAMPRFMKIKKLLEQKAIGDVRFISTIQYQKASADVKDHNKLPWRVEPELAGGGLFFDLASHTLDLFDFLLGPIKEVKGFASNQGGYYRAEDIVTGTYLFQSGIHGVGSWCFSAFENVDVNEIVGSQGKITFSTFGNEPVVLTTANGTEQWSFEPPQHVHQPLIETIMADLTGKEAHYLSTGMSGARTNWVMDEMVKNYY comes from the coding sequence ATGAAATTTGAAAAGGTTCGTTGGGGAATTATTGGATGTGGGGATGTGACGGAAGTGAAAAGTGGACCAGCTTTTCAAAAAATAGAAAACTCTGAGTTGGTCGCTGTTATGCGGAGAACGGGGGAGTTGGCGAAAGACTATGCCGAAAGACATGGTGTGGCTAAATGGTACGATGATGGCGATGCGCTTATTAAGGATCCTGACGTTGATGCGATCTATATTGCGACACCTCCTGGTTCTCACAAAGAATATACGATCAAAGCAGCTCAGGCTGGGAAACCCGTTTATGTGGAAAAGCCAATGGCACGTAATTTTGCTGAATGCCAAGAAATGGTTAATGCTTGTAAAGAGGCAGGAGTGCCTTTGTATGTAGCCTATTACCGAAGGGCAATGCCTCGATTTATGAAAATAAAAAAACTTTTAGAACAAAAAGCAATTGGTGATGTCCGGTTTATATCAACGATTCAGTATCAAAAAGCTTCAGCGGACGTAAAGGATCACAACAAACTTCCGTGGCGGGTTGAACCTGAATTAGCAGGCGGAGGACTGTTTTTTGATTTAGCTAGTCATACCCTTGATCTGTTTGACTTTTTACTTGGCCCAATTAAGGAGGTAAAGGGTTTTGCCTCTAATCAAGGCGGCTACTATCGTGCGGAAGATATCGTTACTGGTACATATTTATTTCAGTCTGGTATTCACGGTGTAGGGAGTTGGTGTTTTTCTGCTTTTGAAAATGTCGATGTGAATGAAATTGTAGGAAGCCAAGGGAAAATTACCTTTTCAACCTTCGGGAATGAGCCAGTGGTTTTGACAACAGCCAATGGCACCGAACAATGGAGTTTTGAACCGCCACAGCATGTCCATCAACCCCTAATAGAAACCATTATGGCTGACTTAACTGGAAAAGAAGCCCATTACTTGAGTACAGGAATGAGCGGGGCAAGAACGAACTGGGTGATGGATGAAATGGTGAAGAATTATTATTGA
- the cdaS gene encoding sporulation-specific diadenylate cyclase CdaS: MNDANCDFSPMKEQLSSRIKEITNELNHSLEVLGNDNYCLLGNLESIKEKFIVMESIASSFYLNCYLSAFTDKYEDLSTSVQWLSKNRYGALIAVERGDPLESLIQKGTAINALLTPALLETIFYPGNPLHDGAVLIRANQIVSAANFLPLTSKVISGKKLGSRHRAALGLSEQSDALVLIVSEETGKISFALNGKFYPINTF; encoded by the coding sequence ATGAACGATGCTAATTGCGATTTTTCACCCATGAAAGAACAATTGTCATCTAGAATCAAGGAAATTACAAATGAACTTAATCATAGTTTAGAGGTATTAGGAAATGATAACTATTGCCTTTTAGGCAACTTAGAGTCGATTAAGGAAAAGTTTATTGTCATGGAATCAATCGCGTCTTCCTTTTATTTAAACTGTTATTTATCCGCTTTTACAGATAAATATGAGGACCTATCCACATCGGTTCAATGGTTATCTAAAAATCGTTATGGTGCATTAATAGCAGTAGAACGAGGTGACCCTCTTGAATCTTTAATCCAAAAAGGAACGGCTATAAATGCCCTTTTAACTCCTGCATTGTTAGAAACGATCTTTTATCCTGGTAATCCACTTCATGATGGAGCGGTGCTTATTCGAGCTAATCAAATCGTTTCTGCGGCAAATTTCCTACCACTTACCTCTAAAGTAATAAGCGGAAAGAAGCTAGGTTCTCGACATCGTGCTGCATTAGGATTATCGGAACAAAGTGATGCCCTTGTCCTCATCGTATCAGAAGAGACGGGTAAGATATCCTTCGCATTAAACGGAAAATTCTATCCGATTAATACTTTTTAA